One Aythya fuligula isolate bAytFul2 chromosome W, bAytFul2.pri, whole genome shotgun sequence genomic window carries:
- the LOC116501407 gene encoding zinc finger and BTB domain-containing protein 5-like isoform X1, whose amino-acid sequence MDFPGHFKQIFQQLNYQRLHGQLCDCAIVVGNRHFKAHRSVLSACSTHFRAIFTVAEGDQTMNMIQLDTEVVTAEAFSALIDMMYTSTLMLGESNVMDILLAASHLHLNSVVKACKHYLTTRMLPMSSLNDRVQEQNARIQRSFMFQQLGLNIVSSALNSTQSTEEQSNTMSSSMRSNVEQCTLHKCKQSSDDRARQRIRPTVDESISDVTPESRQSVVHSREDFLSPDSLKIVENSKADAVTDKQEDNTIMFDQSSGAQEDAQVPSQSDNSRGNVSQISISSQVIQVETCFDREATSEKNNFPCKNPDVGLTEKEHMGVVVKSEPLSSPEPQDEVSDVTSQAEGSESVEVEGGVVTAEKLELSPESSDRSFFDPQSSTDRVGDIHIMEVSNNLEHNSTFSISNFLNKSRGGNLGASQNTNDNIPNTISDCRMDSDASYLLSPESRTANGHFSAMVSHAKNPFSEPSDSHFVRPMQDMMGLPCVQTSGYRAAEQFGLDFPKSGLGLHSLSRTMMGSIRSGASGFPGYRRIAPKMPVVTSVGSSQLQDNPSSSQLLINGTTSFENGLPSQPGPPQLTRASADVLSKCKKALSEHNVLVVEGARKYACKICCKTFLTLTDCKKHIRVHTGEKPYACLKCGKRFSQSSHLYKHSKTTCLRWQSSNLPSTLL is encoded by the coding sequence ATGGATTTTCCAGGACACTTCAAGCAAATCTTTCAGCAGCTAAACTACCAGAGGCTTCATGGCCAACTCTGTGACTGTGCCATTGTGGTGGGAAACAGACATTTCAAAGCCCATCGCTCTGTTCTGTCAGCATGTAGCACGCATTTCCGAGCAATCTTTACTGTAGCAGAGGGTGATCAAACTATGAACATGATTCAACTGGACACTGAAGTGGTGACAGCAGAAGCCTTTTCTGCCCTGATTGATATGATGTACACTTCTACACTAATGCTTGGAGAGAGCAATGTAATGGATATCTTGCTTGCTGCTTCTCACCTGCATTTGAACTCTGTTGTTAAAGCGTGTAAACACTACCTTACTACCAGGATGCTACCAATGTCTTCACTTAATGATAGAGTTCAGGAGCAAAATGCACGCATCCAAAGATCTTTTATGTTTCAACAGCTCGGGCTCAACATTGTGAGCTCTGCACTGAATTCCACTCAAAGCACAGAGGAGCAATCAAATACCATGAGCTCATCAATGAGAAGTAACGTAGAGCAATGTACTCTCCACAAGTGTAAACAGTCTTCTGATGATCGGGCCAGACAGCGAATCAGACCTACAGTAGATGAGTCCATTTCAGATGTTACTCCAGAGAGCAGGCAGTCAGTAGTTCATTCACGAGAAGATTTTCTTTCACCAGATTCACTGAAGATTGTGGAAAATTCTAAGGCCGATGCTGTTACTGATAAACAAGAGGATAATACTATTATGTTTGATCAGTCTTCTGGTGCTCAAGAAGATGCTCAAGTACCCAGCCAGTCAGACAACAGTAGAGGAAACGTTTCACAGATATCTATCTCATCTCAGGTAATACAAGTGGAAACCTGTTTTGATCGGGAAGCTACTTCTGAGAAAAACAACTTCCCATGCAAAAATCCAGATGTTGGTCTAACTGAAAAAGAACACATGGGGGTGGTGGTTAAATCTGAACCTTTGAGTTCCCCAGAGCCTCAAGATGAAGTGAGTGATGTCACTTCTCAAGCAGAAGGCAGTGAGTCTGTTGAAGTGGAAGGAGGAGTGGTGACTGCAGAGAAGTTAGAACTGAGTCCTGAAAGCAGCGATCGTAGCTTTTTTGATCCACAGTCTAGTACTGATAGGGTTGGAGACATCCATATTATGGAAGTGTCAAATAACCTGGAACATAATTCCACTTTCAGTATCTCaaattttctgaataaaagcagAGGTGGCAACTTGGGTGCAAGTCAAAATACCAATGACAACATTCCAAATACAATAAGTGACTGCAGAATGGATAGTGATGCCTCTTACCTATTGAGTCCAGAGTCCAGGACTGCTAATGGTCATTTCTCTGCTATGGTTTCTCATGCAAAGAATCCATTCAGTGAGCCTTCAGACTCTCATTTTGTTAGACCAATGCAGGATATGATGGGTCTTCCATGTGTACAGACTTCTGGGTACCGGGCTGCAGAACAATTTGGTCTTGATTTCCCAAAGTCAGGCTTGGGCCTGCACTCTTTGTCAAGGACAATGATGGGTTCCATAAGAAGTGGAGCTAGTGGTTTTCCTGGCTATCGTCGCATAGCCCCCAAAATGCCTGTTGTGACCTCTGTTGGGAGTTCCCAACTACAAGATAACCCTTCCAGTTCCCAGCTGTTAATCAATGGAACCACTTCTTTTGAGAATGGACTTCCTTCACAACCTGGTCCACCACAGTTGACAAGGGCATCTGCCGATGTTCTTTCAAAATGTAAGAAAGCCTTATCTGAACACAATGTGTTGGTTGTAGAAGGTGCTCGTAAATATGCCTGTAAGATCTGCTGTAAGACTTTTTTGACTCTAACAGACTGCAAGAAGCACATTCGTGTGCATACAGGAGAAAAGCCTTATGCCTGTTTGAAGTGTGGCAAACGGTTCAGCCAGTCCAGTCACCTATATAAACATTCTAAAACAACCTGTCTGAGGTGGCAGAGCAGCAATCTACCTAGCACTTTGCTTTAA
- the LOC116501407 gene encoding zinc finger and BTB domain-containing protein 5-like isoform X2: MDFPGHFKQIFQQLNYQRLHGQLCDCAIVVGNRHFKAHRSVLSACSTHFRAIFTVAEGDQTMNMIQLDTEVVTAEAFSALIDMMYTSTLMLGESNVMDILLAASHLHLNSVVKACKHYLTTRMLPMSSLNDRVQEQNARIQRSFMFQQLGLNIVSSALNSTQSTEEQSNTMSSSMRSNVEQCTLHKCKQSSDDRARQRIRPTVDESISDVTPESRQSVVHSREDFLSPDSLKIVENSKADAVTDKQEDNTIMFDQSSGAQEDAQVPSQSDNSRGNVSQISISSQVIQVETCFDREATSEKNNFPCKNPDVGLTEKEHMGVVVKSEPLSSPEPQDEVSDVTSQAEGSESVEVEGGVVTAEKLELSPESSDRSFFDPQSSTDRVGDIHIMEVSNNLEHNSTFSISNFLNKSRGGNLGASQNTNDNIPNTISDCRMDSDASYLLSPESRTANGHFSAMVSHAKNPFSEPSDSHFVRPMQDMMGLPCVQTSGYRAAEQFGLDFPKSGLGLHSLSRTMMGSIRSGASGFPGYRRIAPKMPVVTSVGSSQLQDNPSSSQLLINGTTSFENGLPSQPGPPQLTRASADVLSKYLPLVNRETFSRGPPIQRDISFSQPVQGSVSAIRSKRPSVQERR; the protein is encoded by the exons ATGGATTTTCCAGGACACTTCAAGCAAATCTTTCAGCAGCTAAACTACCAGAGGCTTCATGGCCAACTCTGTGACTGTGCCATTGTGGTGGGAAACAGACATTTCAAAGCCCATCGCTCTGTTCTGTCAGCATGTAGCACGCATTTCCGAGCAATCTTTACTGTAGCAGAGGGTGATCAAACTATGAACATGATTCAACTGGACACTGAAGTGGTGACAGCAGAAGCCTTTTCTGCCCTGATTGATATGATGTACACTTCTACACTAATGCTTGGAGAGAGCAATGTAATGGATATCTTGCTTGCTGCTTCTCACCTGCATTTGAACTCTGTTGTTAAAGCGTGTAAACACTACCTTACTACCAGGATGCTACCAATGTCTTCACTTAATGATAGAGTTCAGGAGCAAAATGCACGCATCCAAAGATCTTTTATGTTTCAACAGCTCGGGCTCAACATTGTGAGCTCTGCACTGAATTCCACTCAAAGCACAGAGGAGCAATCAAATACCATGAGCTCATCAATGAGAAGTAACGTAGAGCAATGTACTCTCCACAAGTGTAAACAGTCTTCTGATGATCGGGCCAGACAGCGAATCAGACCTACAGTAGATGAGTCCATTTCAGATGTTACTCCAGAGAGCAGGCAGTCAGTAGTTCATTCACGAGAAGATTTTCTTTCACCAGATTCACTGAAGATTGTGGAAAATTCTAAGGCCGATGCTGTTACTGATAAACAAGAGGATAATACTATTATGTTTGATCAGTCTTCTGGTGCTCAAGAAGATGCTCAAGTACCCAGCCAGTCAGACAACAGTAGAGGAAACGTTTCACAGATATCTATCTCATCTCAGGTAATACAAGTGGAAACCTGTTTTGATCGGGAAGCTACTTCTGAGAAAAACAACTTCCCATGCAAAAATCCAGATGTTGGTCTAACTGAAAAAGAACACATGGGGGTGGTGGTTAAATCTGAACCTTTGAGTTCCCCAGAGCCTCAAGATGAAGTGAGTGATGTCACTTCTCAAGCAGAAGGCAGTGAGTCTGTTGAAGTGGAAGGAGGAGTGGTGACTGCAGAGAAGTTAGAACTGAGTCCTGAAAGCAGCGATCGTAGCTTTTTTGATCCACAGTCTAGTACTGATAGGGTTGGAGACATCCATATTATGGAAGTGTCAAATAACCTGGAACATAATTCCACTTTCAGTATCTCaaattttctgaataaaagcagAGGTGGCAACTTGGGTGCAAGTCAAAATACCAATGACAACATTCCAAATACAATAAGTGACTGCAGAATGGATAGTGATGCCTCTTACCTATTGAGTCCAGAGTCCAGGACTGCTAATGGTCATTTCTCTGCTATGGTTTCTCATGCAAAGAATCCATTCAGTGAGCCTTCAGACTCTCATTTTGTTAGACCAATGCAGGATATGATGGGTCTTCCATGTGTACAGACTTCTGGGTACCGGGCTGCAGAACAATTTGGTCTTGATTTCCCAAAGTCAGGCTTGGGCCTGCACTCTTTGTCAAGGACAATGATGGGTTCCATAAGAAGTGGAGCTAGTGGTTTTCCTGGCTATCGTCGCATAGCCCCCAAAATGCCTGTTGTGACCTCTGTTGGGAGTTCCCAACTACAAGATAACCCTTCCAGTTCCCAGCTGTTAATCAATGGAACCACTTCTTTTGAGAATGGACTTCCTTCACAACCTGGTCCACCACAGTTGACAAGGGCATCTGCCGATGTTCTTTCAAAAT aCCTGCCTCTTGTCAATAGAGAAACTTTCTCAAGAGGTCCACCAATTCAAAGAGATATATCTTTCTCCCAACCTGTACAAGGCAGTGTTTCAGCTATCAGGAGTAAGCGTCCTTCTGTTCAAGAAAGAAGATAA